The DNA segment TACAGTATGATAGGAATACTTACAGACAGTCTTATCTCATAGTTCCCCCGGTTCGGCCTAACCTCCGAGGGAACGTGCGGCACATGGCAAATCAAGTCAATCGGCTCTCCTGGATGGTCGGCGGCCCGCAAGGCTCGGGCGTCGACTCCAGCGCGCGACTGTTCGCCACGGCCTGCGCCAACGCGGGCCTGTACATCTTCGGTCGTCGCGAGTACTATTCGAACATCAAGGGCGAGCACTCGTACTTCCAGATCCGCGTCGATGAGAAATTCATCCGCAGCCCCGTCGACGCCGTCCACCTGCTTGCCACCTACGAGAACGAGACCATCGTGCGCCACGTCTTCGCGAACGCGGTCGTCCCCGGCGGCGCGATCATCTACGACCCCGCGCTCGTGACGGGCGTGCAGGGCAAGATCGAGCGCATCCCCACCCTCGACGACCGCGTCAAGCAGGACGTGCTCGCGTATCTTGCAAAGAAGGGCCTGGGCGACGACGTGGACGCGCTCCTGCAGGACGCGAAGGCAAAGGGCGCGCTCCTCGTGCCCGTTCCCTACGGCGAGATCATCAACGAGCTTGCCAAGGAGATCGGCGAGAAGGACGTCTCGCGCCTGTTCATCACGAAGAACACGATCGCCGTGGGCGCGTCGATGGGCATGCTGCACTACCCGTTTGCCGATCTCGAATCGTCGATCGAGACGTTCTTTGCGGGAAAGCCCAAGATCGTCCCCATGAACAAGAACGCCGCGCGCAAGGGCTACGACTTCGCCGCGCGCTACGCCGACGCCTTCCAGTACGACCTGCGCCGCCTCACCGGCGCCAACAAGCCCGCGGGCAAGCGCATCTTCCTGCAGGGCACGCAGGCCGTTGGCATGGCCAAGATCGTCGTGGGCTGCCGCTTCCAGACCTACTACCCCATCACGCCGGCCTCCGACGAGAGCGAGTTCCTCGAGTCCCACCCCGAGTCGGGCGTCGTCGTCGTGCAGCACGAGGACGAGATCGCCGCCGTGACAAGCGCCGTCGGCGCCGCGCTCACGGGCGCGCGCACGAGCACCTCCACCTCCGGACCCGGCTTCTGCCTCATGGCCGAGGGCACGGGCTGGGCCGGCATCAACGAGGTCCCGCTTGTCATCGTGAACTACCAGCGCTCGGGACCGAGCACGGGACTTCCCACGCGCACCGAGCAGGGCGACCTGCGGTTTGCAATCGGCGCTGGCCACAGCGACTTCCCGCGCATCGTGATCGCGCCCGGCGACATCGAGGAGAGCTTCTACGACACGGTCGACGCGTTCAACTGGGCCGAGCGCTACCAGCTCCCGGTCATCGTGCTCTCGGACAAGAACCTCGCGAACAACAGCCAGACGATCGCGCCGTTTGACACGACAAACGTGCGCATCGACCGCGGCAAGACGCTCACCGACGCGCAGGTGAAGGAGCGCAACCGCAACGGCGACGGGCGCTTTGCGCGCTTTGCCAACAGCGAGGACGGCATCTCGCCCCGCCCGGTGCTCGGCCAGGAGGCCGGCATCCACTGGCACACGGGCGACGAGCACACGGCGCTTGGCCACATCACCGAGGACCCCGTCGTCCGCGACGCCATGATGGAGAAGCGCTTCCGCAAGCTCGACACGTTCGAGAAGGACACTCCGCGCGACAAGAAGGTCCGGCTCTACGGGCCCGAGCGCGCCGACGTCACGATCGTGAGCTGGGGCAGCATGAAGGGCGTCATCCTCGACGCCATGGACCGGCTCGCCCAGCAGGGCCTGCGGGTGAACTTCGTGCACGTGAAGGTGCTCTCGCCCTTCCCCGTGAAGGAGGTGACGGAGCTTCTCTCGGGCGCGCGCCATCGCGTGTGCGTCGAGATGAACTTCTCCGGGCAGCTGAAGAACGTCGTCCGGGAGCAGACCGGCATCGCGTGCGAATCGTTCCTCAGCAAGTACAACGGCCGCCCGATCACGGAGGACGAGATCGTGGACGGCGTCACAAAGGCGGTCAACCAGAAGATCTCGAAGGTGGTGCTGCGGCATGGCGTCTGAGACGGCGACGAAGGGAGCGGGCGCGGCCACGGCCAAGCTTGCGCTCAAGGACTACAAAGAGGACGTGCACAACGACTGGTGCCCCGGCTGCGGCGACTTTGGCATCCTAAACGCCGTCCAGATGGCGCTCTCGGACCTGCAGCTTGCCCCGCACCGCACGGCCGTCTTCTCCGGCATCGGCTGCTCGGGCAAGACGCCCCACTACGTGCGCACGTACGGCGTCCACACGCTGCACGGCCGCGTGCTCGGCTTTGCCACGGGCGCGAAGATCGCAAACCCCGAGCTCGAGATCGTCGTGGTCGGCGGCGACGGGGACGGGTACGGCATCGGCGCGGGCCACTTCGTGGCCGCCGGACGGCGCAACCTCGACATGGCCTACATCGTCTACAACAACGGCGTCTACGGCCTCACGAAGGGCCAGGCCTCGCCCACGCTCAAGCAGGGCATGAAGACGAAAAGCCTCTCCTCGCCCAACATCAACGACGGCGTGAACCCGCTGGCGCTTGCGCTCTCGGCCGGCTACACGTGGATCGGCCGCGGCTACGCCTACGACATCAAGCACCTGAAGGAGCTCATGAAGCAGGCCATCGCCCACCGCGGCATGGCGCTCCTCGACATCCTCCAGCCGTGCCCCACGTACAACAACATCCACACGAAGGAGTACTGGAGCGGCGCGGACAAGGGCAACCAGGCGCGCGTGTACAAGCTCGAGGACTCCGGCTACCAGGGAGAGGTCCGCGACCCCACGAGCGAGGACGAGATCGTCCAGAAGAAGATCCAGGCGTTCCAGAAGGCCCAGGAATGGGGCGAACGCACGCCCATCGGCGTCTTCTACAAGGTCGACCTGCCCACGTACGAGGAGCGCATCGACGCCCGCGTGCCCGGGTACCTCGAGAAGCCGCCCGCACTC comes from the Candidatus Thermoplasmatota archaeon genome and includes:
- a CDS encoding 2-oxoacid:acceptor oxidoreductase subunit alpha, whose amino-acid sequence is MANQVNRLSWMVGGPQGSGVDSSARLFATACANAGLYIFGRREYYSNIKGEHSYFQIRVDEKFIRSPVDAVHLLATYENETIVRHVFANAVVPGGAIIYDPALVTGVQGKIERIPTLDDRVKQDVLAYLAKKGLGDDVDALLQDAKAKGALLVPVPYGEIINELAKEIGEKDVSRLFITKNTIAVGASMGMLHYPFADLESSIETFFAGKPKIVPMNKNAARKGYDFAARYADAFQYDLRRLTGANKPAGKRIFLQGTQAVGMAKIVVGCRFQTYYPITPASDESEFLESHPESGVVVVQHEDEIAAVTSAVGAALTGARTSTSTSGPGFCLMAEGTGWAGINEVPLVIVNYQRSGPSTGLPTRTEQGDLRFAIGAGHSDFPRIVIAPGDIEESFYDTVDAFNWAERYQLPVIVLSDKNLANNSQTIAPFDTTNVRIDRGKTLTDAQVKERNRNGDGRFARFANSEDGISPRPVLGQEAGIHWHTGDEHTALGHITEDPVVRDAMMEKRFRKLDTFEKDTPRDKKVRLYGPERADVTIVSWGSMKGVILDAMDRLAQQGLRVNFVHVKVLSPFPVKEVTELLSGARHRVCVEMNFSGQLKNVVREQTGIACESFLSKYNGRPITEDEIVDGVTKAVNQKISKVVLRHGV
- a CDS encoding 2-oxoacid:ferredoxin oxidoreductase subunit beta, with the translated sequence MASETATKGAGAATAKLALKDYKEDVHNDWCPGCGDFGILNAVQMALSDLQLAPHRTAVFSGIGCSGKTPHYVRTYGVHTLHGRVLGFATGAKIANPELEIVVVGGDGDGYGIGAGHFVAAGRRNLDMAYIVYNNGVYGLTKGQASPTLKQGMKTKSLSSPNINDGVNPLALALSAGYTWIGRGYAYDIKHLKELMKQAIAHRGMALLDILQPCPTYNNIHTKEYWSGADKGNQARVYKLEDSGYQGEVRDPTSEDEIVQKKIQAFQKAQEWGERTPIGVFYKVDLPTYEERIDARVPGYLEKPPALASYMDGTGRPTADIAKVLDDLRVY